The proteins below are encoded in one region of Enhydrobacter sp.:
- a CDS encoding 3-oxoacyl-ACP reductase family protein: protein MAEVSGRTALITGGSRGIGRAIAISLAEAGAAVAVNFRDNAAAAQSVVETIRKAGGRAMAVRADVSSSTEVAAMVAAVRRELGAIDVLVNNAGIGLIRTIDELTEDVFDQTIAVNLKSAFLCTQAVVPEMRARGWGRIVNISSGAARGAGGIGPHYNASKAGLEGLTRGYAARLVKDGITVNAVAPSLIETDMVRSGLASSPARIPLGRFGTPEECAQIVLMLVGNAYMTGQTVALSGGMSFI from the coding sequence ATGGCGGAGGTCAGCGGGCGGACGGCGTTGATCACGGGCGGCTCGCGCGGCATCGGACGCGCGATTGCGATTTCGCTGGCCGAAGCGGGCGCTGCAGTCGCGGTCAATTTCCGGGACAATGCGGCGGCTGCCCAGTCGGTCGTCGAGACGATCCGCAAGGCGGGCGGCAGGGCGATGGCGGTTCGTGCGGATGTGTCCAGCAGCACCGAGGTCGCGGCGATGGTGGCCGCCGTACGACGCGAGCTCGGCGCGATCGACGTGCTGGTCAACAACGCCGGGATCGGCCTCATCCGGACCATCGACGAGCTCACGGAGGACGTGTTCGATCAGACAATCGCCGTGAACCTGAAGTCGGCGTTCCTTTGCACGCAGGCCGTCGTTCCCGAGATGCGCGCCCGAGGATGGGGCCGGATCGTCAACATCTCGTCGGGCGCGGCCCGCGGTGCAGGCGGCATCGGCCCTCACTACAACGCCTCGAAGGCGGGCCTGGAGGGGCTGACGCGCGGCTATGCGGCGCGGCTGGTGAAGGACGGCATCACGGTGAATGCGGTGGCGCCGTCCCTGATCGAGACCGACATGGTACGATCGGGCCTCGCTTCGTCGCCCGCGCGCATTCCCCTGGGGCGCTTCGGCACCCCCGAGGAGTGCGCGCAGATCGTCCTCATGCTCGTGGGCAACGCCTACATGACCGGCCAGACCGTCGCCTTGAGCGGCGGCATGTCGTTCATTTAG
- the cyoC gene encoding cytochrome o ubiquinol oxidase subunit III translates to MSVVDTLTTPVDSKTGIPLSERGPAPVEIVVGFGFWLFLLSDIVIFSALFATYAVLAGRTAGGPDGLHLFNRGHVLIETFCLLFSSFACGLCSLAIERRSTAATYLWAAATFVLGAAFIGLELSEFLRMGAEGAGPTRSAFLSAFFTLVGTHGLHVTLGLCWLVVMMAQVATLGFRPVVVRRLLCFTLFWHALDIVWIGVFTIVYLGAGYV, encoded by the coding sequence ATGAGCGTCGTCGACACCCTCACGACGCCGGTCGACAGCAAGACCGGAATTCCGCTGTCCGAGCGCGGCCCGGCGCCCGTGGAGATCGTGGTCGGCTTCGGCTTCTGGCTGTTCCTCCTCAGCGACATCGTGATCTTCTCGGCGCTGTTCGCGACCTACGCCGTCCTTGCCGGCCGCACCGCGGGCGGCCCCGACGGCCTCCATCTGTTCAATCGCGGCCATGTCCTGATCGAGACCTTCTGCCTGCTGTTCTCGAGCTTCGCCTGCGGCCTCTGCAGCCTCGCCATCGAGCGCCGTTCCACGGCCGCGACCTATCTGTGGGCCGCCGCCACCTTCGTCCTCGGCGCGGCGTTCATAGGGCTGGAGCTGTCGGAGTTCCTGCGCATGGGGGCCGAAGGCGCGGGACCGACGCGCAGCGCCTTCCTCTCTGCCTTCTTCACCCTGGTGGGCACGCATGGGCTGCACGTCACGTTGGGGCTCTGCTGGCTGGTGGTGATGATGGCGCAGGTGGCGACGCTGGGGTTCCGGCCGGTGGTCGTGCGAAGGCTTCTTTGCTTCACGCTGTTCTGGCATGCGCTCGACATCGTCTGGATCGGCGTCTTCACCATCGTCTATCTGGGAGCAGGCTATGTCTGA
- the cyoD gene encoding cytochrome o ubiquinol oxidase subunit IV — protein MSDPHQQQAAAHDHAPGGARTSRGGLRAYLAGLGFAIVLTAASFWVADTQTVWKPAVPVLLAALAIGQMGVHVVFFFHISSGPDDTNNFLALAFGIFVVALIVFGSMLIMTNLDANMTPMEHMLQTRH, from the coding sequence ATGTCTGACCCGCACCAGCAGCAGGCCGCGGCGCACGATCATGCGCCGGGCGGCGCCCGGACGAGCCGTGGCGGCCTGCGTGCCTATCTGGCGGGCCTGGGCTTCGCGATCGTCCTCACCGCGGCTTCCTTCTGGGTGGCCGACACGCAGACGGTATGGAAACCCGCGGTGCCGGTCCTGCTCGCCGCGCTGGCGATTGGCCAGATGGGCGTGCATGTGGTGTTCTTCTTCCACATCTCGAGCGGCCCCGACGACACCAACAATTTCCTGGCGCTGGCCTTCGGCATCTTCGTCGTCGCCCTGATCGTGTTCGGCTCGATGCTGATCATGACCAATCTCGACGCCAACATGACGCCGATGGAGCATATGCTGCAGACTCGGCACTAG
- the cyoB gene encoding cytochrome o ubiquinol oxidase subunit I, with the protein MLGKLSWDAIPFDKPIPMAASVMMMVAIAAVLLTVVLKGWWPYLWREWITSVDHKRIGVMYGVLALVMLLRGFTDAMMMRLQQAFAAGNSQGYLPPDHFDQIFSAHGTIMIFFVAMPFMIGLMNFVVPLQLGVRDVAFPVLNSVSFWLTAAGALLVNMSLAVGEFAKTGWLVYPPLSELAYSPGVGVDYYLWALQISGAGSLLTGINFTTTILKLRAPGMGYGRMPVFCWTALASNLLIVAAFPILTATLAMLLLDRYLGFHFFTNTAGGNMMMYVNLIWAWGHPEVYILILPAFGVYSAVISTFSGKPLFGYRSMIVATMAICMLSFMVWLHHFFTMGAGGDVNGFFGIMTMIIAVPTGVKVFNWLFTFYGGRVRFASPLLWALGFICTFVIGGMTGVLLAVPPADFVLHNSLFLIAHFHNVIIGGVLFGAFAGYAYWFPKAFGFTLDERWGKAAFWCWLIGFYLAFMPLYALGLMGATRRMQHYPETDWQPMFVIALVGAVVILAGIACIIVQLVVSIRTRETRRDRTGDPWNGRTLEWSTSSPPPAWNFSVLPRVEGVDAYWHMKQAGRGTTGPQASRRWRPVALPRPTPVGFFVSFFSVIAGFSLVWHIWWLAIVGLIGMAASALTHAWRIHGEIEIPADVIAAAEQAREREASA; encoded by the coding sequence ATGCTGGGCAAGCTTTCCTGGGACGCCATTCCGTTCGACAAGCCCATCCCGATGGCGGCATCGGTGATGATGATGGTCGCCATCGCGGCGGTCCTGCTCACGGTCGTCCTCAAGGGCTGGTGGCCATATCTCTGGCGCGAATGGATCACCAGCGTCGACCACAAGCGCATCGGCGTCATGTACGGCGTGCTCGCCCTCGTGATGCTGCTGCGCGGCTTCACCGATGCGATGATGATGCGCCTGCAGCAAGCCTTCGCCGCCGGCAACTCGCAGGGCTACCTGCCGCCCGACCATTTCGACCAGATCTTCTCGGCGCACGGCACGATCATGATCTTCTTCGTCGCCATGCCGTTCATGATCGGCCTCATGAACTTCGTCGTGCCGCTCCAGCTCGGCGTGCGCGACGTCGCCTTTCCGGTGCTGAACTCGGTCAGCTTCTGGCTGACCGCCGCCGGCGCGCTGCTTGTCAACATGTCGCTTGCCGTCGGCGAGTTCGCGAAGACCGGCTGGCTCGTCTATCCGCCCCTCTCGGAGCTCGCCTACTCGCCCGGCGTCGGCGTCGACTACTATCTCTGGGCATTGCAGATCTCGGGCGCCGGCTCGCTGCTGACCGGCATCAACTTCACCACGACCATCCTGAAGCTGCGCGCGCCCGGCATGGGCTATGGCCGCATGCCGGTGTTCTGCTGGACGGCGCTGGCCTCGAACCTCCTGATCGTCGCCGCCTTTCCGATCCTGACGGCGACCCTCGCCATGCTGCTGCTCGACCGCTACCTCGGCTTCCATTTCTTCACCAACACGGCCGGCGGCAACATGATGATGTACGTCAACCTCATCTGGGCGTGGGGCCATCCCGAAGTCTATATCCTGATCCTGCCGGCATTCGGCGTTTACTCGGCGGTGATCTCGACCTTTTCCGGCAAGCCGCTGTTCGGCTACCGCTCCATGATCGTCGCCACCATGGCGATCTGCATGCTCTCCTTCATGGTGTGGCTGCATCACTTCTTCACCATGGGCGCGGGCGGCGACGTGAACGGCTTCTTCGGCATCATGACCATGATCATCGCCGTGCCGACCGGCGTGAAGGTCTTCAACTGGCTCTTCACTTTCTATGGCGGCCGCGTGCGCTTCGCCTCGCCGCTGCTCTGGGCGCTGGGCTTCATCTGCACTTTCGTGATCGGCGGCATGACCGGCGTTCTGCTGGCCGTGCCGCCGGCCGACTTCGTTCTGCACAACAGCCTGTTCCTGATCGCGCACTTCCACAACGTCATCATCGGCGGCGTGCTGTTCGGCGCCTTCGCGGGATACGCCTACTGGTTCCCCAAGGCCTTCGGCTTCACGCTCGACGAGCGGTGGGGCAAGGCGGCGTTCTGGTGCTGGCTGATCGGCTTCTACCTGGCCTTCATGCCGCTCTATGCGCTGGGCCTGATGGGCGCCACGCGGCGCATGCAGCACTACCCCGAGACCGACTGGCAACCGATGTTCGTGATCGCCCTGGTCGGAGCGGTCGTCATCCTGGCCGGCATCGCCTGCATCATCGTGCAGCTCGTCGTCAGCATCCGCACGCGCGAGACGCGCCGCGACCGCACCGGCGATCCCTGGAACGGACGCACGCTCGAATGGTCGACGTCCTCGCCGCCGCCGGCCTGGAACTTCTCGGTCCTGCCACGGGTCGAGGGCGTGGACGCCTATTGGCATATGAAGCAGGCCGGCCGCGGGACAACCGGGCCGCAGGCGTCGCGCCGCTGGCGGCCGGTCGCCCTGCCCCGACCGACGCCGGTGGGATTCTTCGTCTCGTTCTTTTCCGTGATCGCGGGCTTCTCCCTGGTCTGGCACATCTGGTGGCTGGCGATCGTCGGATTGATCGGCATGGCGGCGTCGGCGCTGACCCACGCCTGGCGCATCCACGGCGAGATCGAGATTCCCGCCGACGTGATCGCCGCGGCCGAACAGGCGCGCGAGCGCGAGGCGTCGGCATGA